One segment of Anomalospiza imberbis isolate Cuckoo-Finch-1a 21T00152 chromosome 2, ASM3175350v1, whole genome shotgun sequence DNA contains the following:
- the BACH1 gene encoding transcription regulator protein BACH1, translating to MSLSENNSVVFAYESSVHSTNVLLSLDDQRKQDILCDVTILVEDQRFRAHRAVLAACSSYFLSRIVGQVDADLIITLPEEVTLKGFSPLLQFAYTAKLVLNKDNVSEVCKCAEFLGVRNIEESCFQFLKFRFLDFKLDQQECPRKKCCTQHCQKANPKTGNVDDGDLEINYEVEALLEKEYSQIPDTKPCKDEENAKSLPVLQNNANQNCDPVHLERGSASSLSSQCPKYRKFQKAFGNDKINNSDSNSSTKDVQVPPFATSLEKEIPDNDGIQKAQECVPMQVISNCEETQVEMEEGEEGIQKKEESKRDSVTRNVSCPVEKMDLAVFPQNSATPHGLNAVSILHSCEQYGNLNFSSMQNNTVLAEKTVLSTEAGNDKTESQGNPSSKVDLCIREAANITSAGDRSSVEREIAEQLAQGFWSDIHSTDACQIHLPPAVSKEYLEPAYSGKKSECPWLGIRISESPEPCSQRTFTTLNSVNCPFISNLSTEGCSNSSEINSGDYVQGQQQEQCPYNYVVSLGEDSETDTEGDSESCSAREQECEVKLPFNAQRIISLSRNDFQSFLKMHKLTPEQLDCIHDIRRRSKNRIAAQRCRKRKLDCIQNLESEIEKLQNEKENLLKERNHILSTLGETKQNLTGLCQQVCKEAALSQEQIQILAKYSSSDCPLSFLFPKGEQTAPSDSELVVPASVESANGLSGVTPTAEQSSCYQCVKSVREATYNQVQELHPVSARTLEQTSLVEPCGQSSGITDFCQQMTDKCTTDE from the exons ATGTCTCTAAGTGAGAACAACAGTGTGGTGTTTGCCTATGAATCTTCAGTGCACAGTACCAATGTACTCCTCAGCCTTGATGACCAGCGAAAGCAAGATATCCTTTGTGATGTTACAATTTTAGTGGAAGATCAGCGATTTCGGGCTCACAGAGCTGTGCTTGCAGCTTGCAGCAGTTACTTCCTTTCAAGAATTGTGGGCCAGGTGGATGCTGATCTTATCATAACTTTACCGGAAGAG GTAACACTTAAAGGATTTAGTCCTTTGCTTCAGTTTGCATATACGGCAaaacttgttttaaataaagacAATGTGTCTGAAGTTTGCAAATGTGCAGAATTTTTGGGTGTACGCAACATTGAAGAGTCCTGCTTTCAGTTTctcaaattcagatttttggactTTAAATTGGATCAGCAGGAATGTCCTAGGAAGAAGTGTTGCACACAGCATTGTCAGAAAGCAAACCCTAAAACTGGCAATGTGGACGATGGAGACCTAGAAATAAATTATGAAGTCGAAGCACTTCTAGAAAAGGAATATAGTCAAATTCCTGACACAAAGCCCTGTAAAGATGAAGAGAATGCTAAATCATTGCCTGTTCTCCAAAATAATGCCAATCAAAACTGTGATCCTGTACATTTAGAAAGGGGGAGTGCTTCCAGCTTATCTTCCCAATGCCCAAAGTATAGAAAATTCCAGAAAGCTTTTGGAAATGACAaaattaataattcagattCCAATTCCAGTACTAAAGACGTTCAGGTACCACCATTTGCAACTTCTCTTGAGAAGGAAATACCTGATAATGATGGCATACAAAAAGCTCAGGAGTGCGTGCCTATGCAGGTGATCTCAAACTGTGAAGAGACTCAGGTAGAAAtggaagaaggggaagaaggcattcagaaaaaagaagaatCAAAGAGAGATTCTGTAACTCGGAATGTGTCATGTCCTGTGGAGAAAATGGATCTTGCTGTTTTCCCCCAGAACTCTGCTACACCTCATGGACTCAATGCTGTGTCTATTTTACATAGTTGTGAGCAATATGGTAACTTGAATTTCAGTAGTATGCAAAACAACACAGTCTTAGCTGAAAAAACTGTGTTGAGTACTGAAGCTGGAAATGACAAAACTGAAAGTCAAGGTAACCCATCTTCAAAGGTGGATTTGTGCATTAGGGAAGCCGCTAACATCACCTCAGCTGGAGATCGAAGCAGTGTGGAGAGAGAGATAGCAGAACAGCTAGCACAGGGGTTCTGGAGTGATATTCACAGCACAGATGCCTGTCAAATACATTTACCACCTGCAGTTTCTAAAGAGTACTTGGAGCCTGCATATTCGGGGAAAAAATCAGAGTGTCCATGGCTGGGGATCAGGATCAGTGAAAGCCCTGAACCTTGCTCTCAGCGAACTTTTACAACACTGAATTCCGTCAACTGCCCCTTTATAAGCAACCTTAGCACTGAAGGATGTTCCAACAGCTCTGAAATAAACAGTGGAGATTATGTTCAGGGACAGCAACAAGAACAGTGTCCCTATAACTATGTGGTAAGTTTGGGAGAGGATTCGGAGACTGACACTGAGGGAGACAGTGAATCGTGTTCAGCAAGAGAACAAGAATGTGAG GTAAAACTGCCGTTTAATGCACAAAGGATTATCTCACTTTCCAGAAATGACTTCCAGTCATTTCTGAAAATGCATAAATTAACTCCTGAACAATTGGACTGTATTCATGATATCCGAAGACGAAGTAAAAACAGAATTGCAGCGCAGCGATGTCGCAAGAGAAAACTAGACTGTATACAAAATCTTGAATCTGAAATTGAAAAACTG caAAATGAGAAGGAGAATTTGCTGAAGGAAAGAAACCACATTTTATCAACTCTGGGTGAGACAAAGCAGAATCTGACTGGACTTTGCCAGCAGGTCTGTAAGGAAGCAGCCTTGAGTCAAGAGCAAATACAAATACTTGCAAAATATTCTTCTTCAGATTGTCCACTCTCATTTTTGTTCCCGAAAGGAGAACAAACAGCTCCATCTGATAGTGAGCTTGTGGTACCAGCATCTGTAGAATCGGCAAATGGTCTTTCAGGTGTCACACCTACAGCTGAGCAGAGTTCCTGTTATCAGTGTGTCAAAAGCGTGCGCGAGGCCACGTACAATCAAGTACAAGAACTGCATCCAGTTTCTGCCAGAACATTGGAGCAAACGTCGCTCGTGGAGCCATGTGGACAGAGCAGTGGCATCACAGACTTCTGCCAGCAAATGACCGACAAATGCACTACAGATGAGTGA